CGATCATAGGTCGCGAGCGCGGGCTAGGGTTCCGCCCCAATGCGGACCGCGGCCGATCTCGTCCAGCCTCTCCTCGCGGGCGACAAGCGCGCCCTGGCGCGGGCGATCTCGCTCGTGGAGGACGACGACCCCGAGGGGTGGGCGCTGGTGCGGGAGGTCTATCCCAGGACCGGCCGGGCGGCCGTCGTGGGCTTCACGGGCCCGCCCGGGGTGGGCAAGTCCACGCTCATCGGCGCGCTCACCAAGCACGCACGCGAGCAGGACCGCGACGTGGCCGTGCTGTCCATCGACCCGTCCTCGCCGTTCACCCAGGGCGCGCTGCTCGGCGACCGCATCCGCCTGGCCGACCACTTCCTCGACCCCGGCGTCTTCATCCGCTCGATGGCCAGCCGCGGCTCGCTCGGCGGCCTGTCCGAGGCCACCCTCCAGGCCGCGCTGCTGATGGACGCAAGCGGCAAGGACGACGTCTTCCTCGAGACCGTGGGCGTCGGCCAGGCCGAGGTGGACATCATCGACCACGCCGACACTGTCGTGCTCGTCCTGATGCCCGGCTCGGGGGACTCGATCCAGGCGCTCAAGGCGGGGGTGATGGAGATCCCGGACGTGATCGTGGTCAACAAGTCCGACCACCCGCTCACCGACACGATGATCCGCGAGATCCGCGGCGTGCTCTCGCTC
The Thermoleophilaceae bacterium DNA segment above includes these coding regions:
- the meaB gene encoding methylmalonyl Co-A mutase-associated GTPase MeaB, whose translation is MRTAADLVQPLLAGDKRALARAISLVEDDDPEGWALVREVYPRTGRAAVVGFTGPPGVGKSTLIGALTKHAREQDRDVAVLSIDPSSPFTQGALLGDRIRLADHFLDPGVFIRSMASRGSLGGLSEATLQAALLMDASGKDDVFLETVGVGQAEVDIIDHADTVVLVLMPGSGDSIQALKAGVMEIPDVIVVNKSDHPLTDTMIREIRGVLSLGPQKGWRVPIVRAEASRGEGVAELSEKIDEHRAHIEAEGTLEERRRRNLMNEVLALATYRLRRRLEASVKDDASVQELLDEVVKRRLDPATAATRLLEREL